Proteins encoded by one window of Bauldia sp.:
- the nth gene encoding endonuclease III, translated as MPVADIATAFRRFKQHSPSPRTELHYRDPFTLLVAVVLSAQATDAGVNKATPALFARADTPAKMAALGEAKIRDLIKTIGLYRTKAKNVARLAQILVAEHGGVVPRTREALEALPGVGRKTANVVLNVAFGEPTIAVDTHIFRVANRTGMAKGDDVRAVEDGLEQRIPKTYLSHAHHWLILHGRYTCVARKPRCPECLIADLCRFADKTPPEAFGFGGPQPLHLPPSPV; from the coding sequence ATGCCTGTCGCCGACATCGCGACGGCGTTCCGCCGCTTCAAGCAACATTCGCCGTCGCCTAGGACCGAGCTCCACTACCGCGATCCGTTCACGCTGCTCGTTGCCGTCGTCCTGTCCGCGCAAGCGACCGACGCCGGCGTCAACAAGGCGACGCCGGCGCTGTTCGCGCGCGCCGATACGCCGGCGAAGATGGCGGCGCTGGGCGAGGCGAAGATCCGCGACCTGATCAAGACGATCGGGCTCTACCGCACCAAGGCGAAGAACGTCGCGCGGCTGGCGCAGATTCTCGTCGCCGAGCACGGCGGCGTCGTGCCGCGCACGCGCGAGGCGCTGGAGGCGCTGCCGGGTGTGGGGCGCAAGACCGCCAACGTCGTGCTGAACGTCGCGTTCGGGGAGCCGACCATCGCGGTCGATACGCACATCTTCCGCGTCGCCAACCGCACCGGCATGGCGAAGGGCGACGACGTCCGCGCGGTCGAGGACGGGCTCGAGCAGCGCATCCCCAAGACGTACCTCAGCCACGCGCACCACTGGCTGATCCTGCACGGCCGCTACACCTGCGTGGCGCGGAAGCCGCGCTGCCCGGAGTGCCTGATCGCCGATCTCTGCCGATTTGCGGACAAAACGCCGCCGGAAGCCTTCGGTTTCGGCGGGCCGCAGCCGTTGCACCTGCCGCCTTCGCCGGTATAG
- a CDS encoding DUF2244 domain-containing protein: MTSANAPAEPPIYAATLRPHRSLGRRGLFALMAVLSAMSLTVGLIFWSIGAWPVPGFLGLDVLLVYAAFRLSYRQARAAEEIRLSRSALTVRRIAPDGTAAETGLNPYWARFEVDRHPEFGILGMAIAWQGHRLAIGRFLGAGEREKFAREFSAALAKARA; the protein is encoded by the coding sequence ATGACTTCCGCCAACGCTCCCGCCGAGCCGCCGATCTACGCCGCCACCTTGCGACCGCACCGGTCGCTTGGCCGGCGCGGGCTGTTCGCGCTGATGGCCGTGCTGTCGGCGATGTCGCTGACGGTCGGGCTGATCTTCTGGTCTATCGGCGCATGGCCGGTCCCCGGCTTCCTCGGCCTCGACGTGCTGCTGGTGTATGCGGCGTTCCGCCTGAGCTACCGCCAGGCGCGGGCGGCGGAGGAAATCCGCCTGTCGCGCTCGGCGCTGACGGTCAGGCGCATCGCGCCGGACGGGACGGCGGCCGAGACCGGCCTCAATCCATACTGGGCGCGCTTCGAGGTCGACCGCCATCCGGAGTTCGGCATCCTCGGAATGGCGATCGCCTGGCAGGGTCATCGCCTCGCGATCGGCCGCTTCCTCGGTGCCGGCGAGCGCGAGAAATTCGCCCGCGAATTTTCCGCCGCGCTTGCCAAGGCACGCGCCTGA
- a CDS encoding methylated-DNA--[protein]-cysteine S-methyltransferase — MELAPMSAARLTHPKNVSAALRDEHPSDYAVVSRAIEFISREWRDQPSLEAIAAHVRRKPLTLQKLFTRWAGLSPKGFLQAVTLDHARGLLADSASVLDATYELGLSGPARLHDLFVTHEAMTPGAYKARGEGVTIRYGFHPSPFGTALVMVTDYGLAGLAFADEGGEKAALADMTARWPKATYVEDSAATVAYVRRIFDRQQWKSEQPLRVIMIGTDFEVSVWETLLKLPLGRATTYGDIAAHLGRPTAARAVGAAVGKNPISFVVPCHRVIGKDGGLHGYHWGLTRKRAILGWEAGVLSS; from the coding sequence ATGGAACTCGCGCCGATGTCCGCCGCTCGTCTCACGCACCCGAAGAACGTCTCCGCCGCGCTCCGCGACGAGCATCCCTCCGACTACGCCGTCGTCTCGCGCGCCATCGAATTCATCTCACGCGAATGGCGCGACCAGCCGTCGCTGGAAGCGATTGCGGCGCACGTCCGCAGGAAGCCGCTGACGCTGCAGAAGCTGTTCACGCGCTGGGCCGGCTTGTCGCCGAAAGGATTCCTGCAGGCGGTGACGCTCGATCATGCGCGCGGCCTCCTCGCCGATTCCGCCTCCGTGCTCGATGCGACGTATGAGCTCGGCCTCTCGGGGCCGGCGCGCCTGCACGATCTGTTCGTGACCCACGAGGCGATGACGCCCGGTGCCTACAAGGCGCGCGGCGAGGGCGTCACGATCCGCTATGGCTTCCATCCCTCGCCGTTCGGCACGGCGCTGGTCATGGTCACCGACTACGGCCTCGCCGGCCTCGCCTTCGCCGACGAGGGCGGCGAGAAGGCGGCGCTCGCCGACATGACGGCGCGCTGGCCGAAGGCGACCTACGTCGAGGACTCGGCCGCGACGGTCGCGTACGTGCGGCGCATCTTCGACCGCCAGCAGTGGAAATCGGAGCAGCCGCTGCGCGTCATCATGATCGGCACCGACTTCGAGGTGAGCGTCTGGGAGACGCTGCTCAAGCTGCCGCTCGGCCGCGCCACGACCTACGGCGACATTGCCGCGCATCTCGGCCGGCCGACGGCGGCCCGCGCAGTTGGCGCCGCGGTAGGCAAGAACCCGATCTCCTTCGTGGTGCCCTGCCACCGCGTCATCGGCAAGGATGGCGGGCTGCACGGGTATCACTGGGGCCTGACCCGCAAGCGCGCGATTCTCGGCTGGGAAGCTGGCGTTCTGAGCAGCTAG
- a CDS encoding 2,3-bisphosphoglycerate-dependent phosphoglycerate mutase, translated as MDRLLVLVRHGQSEWNLKNLFTGWRDVDLTDVGVEEAKTAGRTLKAKGLGFDLTFTSVLKRAQRSLDLMLGELGQANLPGTRDVALNERDYGDLTGLNKDDARKKWGEDQVHIWRRAYAVAPPGGESLRDTGARVWPYYIHAIQPHVLRGERVLIAAHGNSLRALIMALDGLTADEIVKMELATGVPVVYRLNADSTVASKETLA; from the coding sequence ATGGACCGCCTGCTCGTGCTCGTCCGCCATGGACAGAGCGAATGGAACCTCAAGAATCTTTTCACCGGCTGGCGCGACGTCGACCTTACCGACGTCGGCGTCGAGGAGGCGAAAACCGCCGGGCGGACGCTGAAGGCGAAGGGTCTCGGCTTCGACCTGACCTTCACCTCCGTGCTGAAGCGGGCGCAGCGCTCGCTCGACCTGATGCTCGGCGAGCTCGGCCAGGCGAACCTGCCGGGGACGCGCGACGTGGCGCTCAACGAGCGCGACTACGGCGACCTCACCGGGCTCAACAAGGATGACGCGCGCAAGAAATGGGGCGAGGATCAGGTGCACATCTGGCGCCGCGCCTACGCGGTGGCGCCGCCCGGCGGCGAGTCGCTCCGCGACACCGGCGCGCGGGTCTGGCCGTATTACATCCACGCCATCCAGCCGCACGTGCTGCGCGGCGAACGGGTGCTGATCGCCGCGCATGGCAACTCGCTGCGCGCGCTGATCATGGCACTCGACGGGCTGACCGCCGACGAGATCGTGAAGATGGAACTCGCGACCGGCGTGCCGGTGGTCTACCGGCTCAACGCCGACTCGACGGTGGCGAGCAAGGAGACGCTAGCTTAG
- the dapB gene encoding 4-hydroxy-tetrahydrodipicolinate reductase — MADMRLLVVGAAGRMGRTLVRLLAETPGVTLAGAIERSGAPDIGKDSGELAGIGPNGIAITADALPLFAAAEGVLDFTTPAATVVYAEFAAQARIVHVIGTTGLGPAEEAKIKAAAPHAAIIKSGNMSVGVNLVAGLVRQAAKALGPDFDVEILEMHHRHKVDAPSGTALMLGRAAAEGRGIELDAHSVRGRDGIADARRSGDIGFASLRGGSVVGEHSVIFAGDGETIEITHKAGDRALFARGAIRAALWGRGRKPGLYSMTDVLGL, encoded by the coding sequence ATGGCCGACATGCGACTGCTCGTCGTCGGCGCCGCCGGGCGCATGGGGCGCACGCTCGTCCGGTTGCTCGCCGAGACGCCGGGCGTGACGCTCGCCGGCGCGATCGAGCGCAGCGGCGCGCCGGATATCGGCAAGGACAGCGGCGAGCTTGCCGGCATCGGGCCGAACGGCATCGCCATCACCGCCGACGCCCTGCCGCTGTTCGCCGCGGCCGAGGGCGTGCTCGACTTCACGACGCCGGCCGCGACCGTCGTCTACGCCGAGTTCGCGGCGCAGGCGCGCATCGTTCACGTCATCGGCACCACCGGGCTCGGCCCGGCGGAGGAAGCGAAGATCAAGGCGGCGGCGCCGCACGCGGCGATCATCAAGTCGGGCAACATGAGCGTCGGCGTCAATCTCGTCGCCGGGCTCGTGCGCCAGGCGGCGAAGGCGCTGGGGCCCGACTTCGACGTCGAGATTCTCGAGATGCATCATCGCCACAAGGTCGATGCGCCGTCGGGCACGGCGCTGATGCTCGGGCGCGCGGCGGCGGAGGGGCGCGGCATCGAACTCGACGCACATTCCGTCCGCGGCCGCGACGGCATCGCCGACGCGCGGCGGAGTGGCGACATCGGCTTTGCGTCGCTCCGCGGCGGCTCGGTCGTCGGCGAGCACAGCGTGATCTTCGCCGGCGACGGCGAGACGATCGAGATCACCCACAAGGCGGGCGACCGCGCACTCTTCGCCCGCGGCGCCATCCGCGCCGCGCTGTGGGGCCGCGGGCGCAAGCCCGGCCTCTACTCCATGACCGACGTGCTCGGCCTATGA
- a CDS encoding DUF1330 domain-containing protein, whose product MAKGYWVVRVDVSNADEYAKYAMGNPAIFAKFGGRFLARGGKHAVVEGTGRARNVLIEFPDFETALACFNSAEYKANMKLRAGHATADIVVVEGT is encoded by the coding sequence ATGGCCAAGGGCTACTGGGTCGTCCGCGTCGACGTTTCGAACGCCGACGAGTACGCGAAATACGCCATGGGCAACCCGGCGATCTTCGCCAAGTTCGGCGGCCGCTTCCTCGCCCGTGGCGGCAAACACGCGGTGGTCGAAGGCACGGGGCGGGCGCGCAACGTGCTGATCGAGTTTCCAGACTTCGAAACCGCGCTCGCCTGCTTCAACTCGGCGGAATACAAGGCGAACATGAAGCTGCGGGCCGGCCACGCCACGGCGGATATTGTCGTGGTCGAGGGCACGTAA
- the pyrF gene encoding orotidine-5'-phosphate decarboxylase has translation MKIPARDRLIVALDVKSVAEAEAMVARLGDSVTFYKVGLQLTFAGGLGFAERLVRMGKQVFLDVKLLDIDNTVAGAVQSIAAMGMTFVTIHGYPQAMRAAVGARGAARLKLLGVTVLTSMDQSDLANAGYAGTLASLVALRAADARLSGMDGVVASPAETAAVRTIVGPDMAVVIPGIRPSGSDAGDQKRIATPAAAIQAGADYLVVGRPVTAAADPKSAADAIVAEIALAAGN, from the coding sequence ATGAAGATTCCCGCGCGCGACCGGCTGATCGTCGCCCTCGACGTGAAAAGCGTCGCGGAGGCGGAAGCGATGGTCGCCCGCCTCGGCGACAGCGTCACCTTCTACAAGGTCGGGCTGCAGCTCACCTTTGCCGGCGGCCTCGGCTTTGCCGAGCGGCTGGTGCGCATGGGCAAGCAGGTGTTCCTCGACGTCAAGCTGCTCGACATCGACAACACCGTTGCCGGCGCGGTGCAGAGCATCGCGGCGATGGGCATGACCTTCGTCACCATCCACGGCTACCCGCAGGCGATGCGCGCCGCGGTCGGCGCGCGCGGCGCGGCGCGGCTGAAGCTGCTCGGCGTCACCGTGCTGACCTCGATGGACCAATCCGATCTCGCCAACGCCGGCTATGCCGGCACGCTGGCGTCGCTGGTGGCGCTCCGCGCCGCCGACGCGCGCCTCTCCGGCATGGACGGCGTCGTCGCCTCGCCGGCCGAGACCGCGGCGGTGCGCACCATCGTCGGGCCGGACATGGCAGTGGTCATCCCCGGGATACGGCCGAGCGGCAGCGACGCCGGCGACCAGAAACGCATCGCGACGCCGGCTGCCGCGATCCAGGCCGGCGCCGACTATCTCGTCGTCGGCCGGCCGGTCACCGCCGCGGCGGATCCGAAATCCGCGGCCGACGCCATCGTCGCCGAAATTGCACTCGCCGCCGGCAACTAG
- the lepB gene encoding signal peptidase I, translating into MGDAAVEDSETAPRRWWAAGLFAIASFGAAGYLYVGRPRRALVAALVFLAFSIATTTALGGHLARPVVYFATFLLEGAAELFFIVDSARIALHETEFRPQPYNRNWVYSAVVAGFVLLSLFVFKPAVRTFSVESGSMAPTLMAGDYILVDGTARAPERGTLIAMALPSDPSIAYLRRVIGLPGDRVQMLNGVLQLNGAPATLTGTDMQVPGEYGTVYSETLPGGATHLVLDELQNGVSDNTALFEVPAGRYFVLGDNRDNAQDSRMREVGGVPAANIIGTVGGIYWSRDRSRIGTTPE; encoded by the coding sequence ATGGGGGACGCCGCCGTGGAAGATTCGGAGACCGCGCCGCGCCGCTGGTGGGCCGCCGGCCTGTTCGCGATCGCGAGCTTCGGCGCCGCCGGCTATCTCTACGTCGGCAGGCCGCGGCGGGCGCTCGTCGCGGCGCTGGTTTTCCTGGCTTTCAGCATCGCCACGACCACCGCGCTTGGCGGCCATCTGGCGCGGCCGGTGGTCTACTTCGCCACGTTCTTGCTGGAGGGCGCGGCCGAGCTGTTCTTCATCGTCGACAGCGCCCGCATCGCGCTCCACGAAACCGAATTCCGGCCGCAACCGTACAATCGGAATTGGGTCTACAGCGCGGTAGTTGCCGGCTTCGTGCTGCTGTCGCTGTTCGTGTTCAAGCCGGCGGTGCGCACGTTCTCGGTCGAGAGCGGATCGATGGCGCCGACGCTCATGGCCGGCGACTACATCCTCGTCGACGGCACCGCCCGCGCGCCCGAGCGCGGCACGCTCATTGCGATGGCGCTGCCGAGCGACCCGAGCATCGCCTATCTCCGCCGCGTCATCGGCCTGCCGGGCGACCGCGTGCAGATGTTGAACGGCGTACTGCAACTGAACGGCGCGCCGGCGACGCTGACCGGGACGGACATGCAGGTGCCGGGCGAGTACGGCACGGTCTACAGCGAGACGTTGCCCGGCGGCGCGACCCACCTTGTTCTCGACGAGCTGCAGAACGGAGTGAGCGACAACACGGCCTTGTTCGAGGTCCCCGCGGGTCGCTACTTCGTGCTCGGCGACAATCGCGATAACGCGCAGGACAGCCGCATGCGCGAAGTCGGCGGCGTCCCGGCCGCGAACATCATCGGCACGGTCGGCGGCATCTACTGGTCGCGCGACAGGTCGCG